The Sphingobacteriales bacterium genome has a segment encoding these proteins:
- a CDS encoding DUF1003 domain-containing protein codes for MDKDIKNLLITESEQLEKLRKIVHKTIDDEKLILDNLLHPPKEILSKGDLISDKVAKFGGSWGFIISFFMVLLLWILYNTISPLQSIFDPYPFILMNLILSCIAAVQAPIIMMSQNRQEEKDRKQSENDYLINLKAELEIRALHQKIDLLLQEQIKVLFESQAQQLELLKEIEEQLLLIKKP; via the coding sequence ATGGATAAAGATATTAAAAACCTGTTAATAACAGAAAGTGAACAATTAGAGAAATTGAGAAAAATTGTTCATAAAACGATTGATGATGAAAAACTTATTTTGGACAATTTATTGCACCCTCCCAAAGAAATATTGTCTAAAGGCGACTTGATTTCGGACAAAGTAGCAAAATTTGGGGGTAGTTGGGGATTTATTATCAGTTTTTTTATGGTATTGCTGCTTTGGATATTGTACAATACCATTTCACCCTTGCAAAGCATCTTTGACCCTTATCCTTTTATTTTAATGAATTTGATACTTTCGTGTATTGCGGCAGTGCAAGCACCTATTATTATGATGAGCCAAAACCGACAAGAGGAAAAAGACAGAAAACAAAGCGAAAACGATTACCTTATTAATTTAAAAGCAGAATTAGAAATCAGAGCTTTGCATCAAAAAATAGATTTATTGTTGCAGGAACAAATCAAAGTGCTGTTTGAAAGTCAGGCGCAGCAATTAGAACTGCTAAAAGAAATAGAAGAACAGTTGTTGTTAATAAAAAAGCCCTGA
- the typA gene encoding translational GTPase TypA, with protein MQQNIRNIAIIAHVDHGKTTLVDKMLIMGKLFKDHEQVGELIMDSNDLERERGITIVSKNVSVRYKEYKINIIDTPGHSDFGGEVERVLNLADGVILLVDAFEGPMPQTRFVLSKALALGKKPIVVINKVDKENCAPDEVHEKVFDLMCTLDATEDQLDFPCLYGSAKQGWMNHYWKQKTDTIAPLLDTIIEHIPAPKVSEGTTLMQITSLDYSNYIGRIAVGRLFRGLLKERQQVLLIKRDGAQQRCQIKELYVFEGFGKKKVEQVEAGEICALVGLDNFEIGDTISDIENPEAMAPISIDEPTMSMTFTINDSPFFGKEGKFVTSRHIKERLDKELERNLAMRVLQTDSADRFQVFGRGVLHLSILIETMRREGYELQVGQPQVIIKEIKGVRCEPMEELTVDVPEMYAGKVIDTVTRRKGEMLNMLLKGDRNILEFVIPSRGIIGLRSDLLNLTAGEAVMSHRFQSFEPYKGEIEKRINGSMISKETGDAIAYSMDKLQDKGTFFIHNGEPVYTGQVVGENNRPGDLVVNLCITKKLTNVRASGSDDKVRLAPPKKHTLEEALEYIQDDELVEVTPTSLRLRKIHLDENERKRAKKVAGIVIYEEEVEQ; from the coding sequence ATGCAACAGAATATCCGAAACATTGCCATCATTGCCCACGTTGACCACGGAAAAACGACTTTGGTGGATAAAATGCTCATTATGGGCAAACTTTTCAAAGACCACGAACAAGTCGGCGAACTGATTATGGACTCCAACGACTTGGAACGCGAGCGTGGCATTACTATCGTTTCCAAAAACGTTTCGGTTCGTTATAAAGAATATAAAATCAATATTATTGACACACCGGGTCACTCCGATTTCGGTGGGGAGGTGGAGCGTGTACTCAATTTGGCTGACGGCGTTATTTTGCTCGTCGATGCCTTTGAAGGACCGATGCCACAAACCCGTTTTGTATTGTCAAAGGCTTTGGCTTTGGGCAAAAAACCGATAGTAGTGATTAATAAAGTAGATAAAGAAAATTGCGCCCCCGACGAAGTACACGAAAAAGTATTTGATTTGATGTGTACTTTAGATGCTACCGAAGACCAATTGGATTTTCCCTGCTTATACGGCTCTGCCAAACAAGGTTGGATGAATCATTATTGGAAACAAAAAACAGACACTATTGCTCCGCTTTTAGATACCATTATTGAGCATATTCCTGCTCCGAAAGTGTCGGAAGGAACTACTCTAATGCAAATTACTTCTTTGGATTATTCCAATTATATCGGTCGTATTGCGGTGGGGCGTTTGTTCAGAGGTTTGCTCAAAGAACGCCAACAAGTGTTACTCATCAAAAGAGATGGTGCACAACAACGCTGCCAAATCAAGGAATTGTATGTTTTTGAAGGTTTTGGCAAAAAGAAAGTAGAGCAAGTGGAGGCGGGTGAGATTTGTGCATTGGTAGGTTTGGATAATTTTGAAATCGGCGATACCATCAGCGATATTGAAAATCCGGAAGCAATGGCTCCTATTTCTATTGATGAGCCTACGATGAGTATGACTTTTACCATCAACGATTCGCCGTTTTTTGGTAAAGAAGGAAAATTTGTGACTTCGCGCCATATTAAAGAGCGTTTGGATAAAGAATTGGAGCGTAATTTGGCGATGCGTGTGCTTCAAACCGATAGCGCAGACCGTTTTCAGGTATTTGGGCGTGGTGTATTGCACCTTTCTATTTTGATAGAAACTATGCGCCGTGAGGGCTACGAACTCCAAGTAGGACAACCGCAGGTTATCATTAAAGAAATAAAAGGTGTAAGATGTGAGCCGATGGAAGAACTCACAGTGGACGTACCCGAAATGTATGCCGGCAAAGTGATTGATACAGTTACGCGCCGCAAAGGAGAGATGCTCAATATGTTGCTCAAAGGCGACCGCAATATTCTGGAATTTGTTATTCCTTCGCGCGGTATCATCGGCTTGCGCAGCGATTTGCTCAACCTCACTGCCGGCGAAGCTGTGATGTCGCACCGTTTTCAGTCTTTTGAACCCTACAAGGGCGAAATAGAAAAACGAATCAACGGCTCAATGATTTCAAAAGAAACAGGTGATGCCATTGCTTATTCTATGGATAAACTCCAAGACAAAGGTACTTTCTTTATTCACAATGGCGAACCAGTTTATACCGGACAAGTGGTCGGCGAAAACAACCGCCCGGGCGATTTGGTAGTAAATTTGTGCATTACCAAAAAACTCACCAACGTGCGAGCTTCGGGCAGCGATGATAAAGTGCGCCTTGCTCCGCCCAAAAAACATACTTTGGAGGAGGCTTTGGAGTATATTCAAGATGACGAACTTGTGGAAGTAACGCCTACCTCATTGCGCTTACGAAAAATTCACTTAGACGAAAATGAGCGCAAACGCGCTAAAAAAGTTGCCGGTATTGTTATATATGAGGAGGAAGTAGAGCAATAA
- a CDS encoding T9SS type A sorting domain-containing protein: MKRFFGILVWICFCSMAMQSQNATFRVMSYNLLNFPNPSNNNTLGNDTARIHDFSLIATAINPDIIIMEEFVGFDATKANALLAGLNNESSKTYARTNMFSAQNSGDLGIMFFYNTALLTLEASTIIPPTTTTAAGNLSPRNHAHYKLYFNDPNLPIHGIKTYLDCFGVHLKAGDKAGGADNPYIREVGAIDLMNYIENNLGISANIVVGGDFNMYSANYTNSSSSVYEPAYGQFINTTNYPNNYLNDVIGPWTRENSCCTAAFTQSPISANYTPSTYGNSSAGGGLDDRFDFIWMDNSAKNADGGGSIPDIAYVANSYSPFGKEGVPMNGDVLDGTNALKNELRTMSDHYPIYADFTVTYPNSGAVCSVISLAAGTTGACDSTTLTYTQDIIVSYSNAPTTGNLIVNGQSFAIGVSPQTVTLTNLPADGLSVSVSASFSADPTCALTISNLFTAPAPCTSSGGGTIACPLLMTGIIDGPLTGGVPKAVELYVIENIANLSLYGLGSANNGGGSDGQEFTFPAVSAAAGTFIYVASDSLGFADFFGFAPDYISGAVAVNGDDAIEIFCEGSVSDTFGDITYASATGLPWLYMDGWAYRNDCATPTATFDTADWTYSGQNALDFQTTNATATLPFPIGTYQPCPPTSTCEITIDLMTPSDNLSDSTYTVSVDSVINAYNSVYFGYSGTAYTVLYNAGNYIDFFPDFYVNADTFSVFDAVIQPCSAVAKTQRNTIKNINYILPNTKTLQFYPNPAQDNLNILVEETGVLEIYNMSGQLMKQVKNADSRIFNISIADLPNGIYALRYTGEQDSRTEKLVISR; encoded by the coding sequence ATGAAAAGATTTTTTGGCATATTAGTATGGATATGCTTCTGTAGTATGGCGATGCAATCACAAAACGCCACTTTTCGGGTAATGAGCTATAATTTGCTCAATTTTCCTAATCCGAGCAATAACAATACTTTAGGAAATGATACGGCACGCATACACGATTTTTCGTTGATTGCCACCGCCATTAATCCTGATATTATTATTATGGAGGAGTTTGTAGGTTTTGACGCTACCAAAGCAAATGCTTTGCTCGCCGGCCTCAACAACGAAAGCAGCAAAACGTATGCTCGCACCAATATGTTTAGTGCGCAAAACAGCGGCGATTTGGGTATTATGTTTTTCTACAACACAGCTTTGCTCACATTGGAAGCCTCTACGATTATTCCGCCGACTACAACTACTGCCGCCGGCAATTTGAGTCCGCGCAATCACGCCCACTACAAACTTTATTTCAACGACCCCAATTTGCCGATACATGGTATCAAAACCTATTTGGACTGTTTCGGCGTACACCTCAAAGCTGGTGATAAAGCAGGCGGTGCCGATAACCCCTATATTCGCGAAGTGGGAGCTATTGATTTGATGAATTATATAGAAAACAATCTAGGCATTTCTGCCAATATTGTTGTGGGCGGCGATTTTAATATGTACAGTGCCAACTACACCAATTCCTCTTCTTCTGTATATGAACCCGCTTACGGACAATTCATTAATACCACCAATTACCCCAATAATTATCTCAATGATGTAATAGGTCCCTGGACGCGTGAAAATTCCTGCTGTACGGCGGCATTTACACAATCACCCATTTCTGCCAACTATACACCCAGCACCTATGGCAACAGTAGTGCGGGCGGCGGCTTAGATGACCGTTTTGATTTTATCTGGATGGATAATAGTGCTAAAAATGCAGATGGCGGCGGCTCAATTCCTGACATTGCTTATGTTGCCAATTCGTATTCGCCTTTTGGAAAAGAAGGTGTGCCGATGAACGGTGATGTATTAGATGGTACAAACGCTTTAAAAAATGAACTCCGCACTATGTCAGACCATTATCCGATATACGCCGACTTTACAGTGACTTATCCGAATAGTGGGGCTGTGTGTAGTGTTATTTCTTTGGCGGCAGGTACTACCGGAGCTTGCGACAGCACTACACTCACTTACACTCAGGATATTATAGTATCATATTCCAATGCACCCACTACCGGAAATCTGATAGTGAACGGACAAAGTTTTGCCATTGGCGTAAGCCCGCAAACTGTCACGCTCACCAATTTGCCCGCCGATGGCTTGTCTGTCAGTGTAAGTGCTTCATTTAGTGCCGACCCCACTTGTGCGCTTACTATCTCTAATCTGTTCACCGCACCCGCGCCTTGCACATCTTCCGGCGGCGGTACTATTGCTTGTCCTTTGTTGATGACAGGTATCATTGATGGTCCTCTTACAGGCGGCGTACCCAAAGCTGTAGAATTGTATGTGATAGAAAATATTGCTAATTTGAGCCTTTACGGTTTGGGCAGTGCCAACAACGGCGGCGGTAGCGATGGACAAGAGTTTACTTTTCCAGCGGTGAGTGCGGCGGCAGGTACATTTATATATGTGGCGAGTGATAGCCTCGGTTTTGCTGATTTTTTCGGTTTTGCTCCTGATTATATCAGTGGTGCAGTAGCCGTAAATGGTGATGATGCTATTGAAATATTTTGTGAAGGCTCAGTCAGTGATACTTTTGGCGATATAACTTATGCTTCTGCTACCGGCTTGCCTTGGTTGTATATGGACGGTTGGGCATATCGCAATGATTGTGCAACGCCAACGGCTACCTTTGATACCGCCGACTGGACATACAGTGGGCAAAATGCTTTGGATTTTCAAACAACCAACGCTACGGCTACTCTTCCTTTTCCCATCGGTACTTATCAGCCCTGCCCGCCGACCTCTACCTGCGAAATAACAATAGATTTAATGACCCCCTCTGATAATCTGAGCGACAGCACTTATACTGTCAGCGTGGATTCTGTCATCAATGCTTACAACAGCGTTTATTTTGGATATAGCGGCACTGCCTACACCGTGCTTTATAACGCCGGAAATTACATAGACTTTTTCCCTGATTTTTATGTAAATGCCGATACATTTTCAGTATTTGATGCCGTGATACAGCCTTGTTCTGCTGTTGCAAAAACACAGCGCAACACAATAAAAAATATAAATTATATACTACCGAATACAAAAACCTTACAATTTTATCCTAATCCGGCACAGGATAATTTGAATATCTTGGTAGAAGAAACAGGTGTATTGGAGATTTACAATATGTCGGGGCAATTGATGAAGCAGGTTAAAAATGCCGACAGCCGCATTTTTAATATTTCTATTGCCGATTTGCCGAATGGTATTTATGCCCTCCGCTACACAGGCGAGCAGGACAGCCGTACCGAAAAGTTAGTGATTTCAAGATAG
- a CDS encoding YceI family protein, giving the protein MKRLFLLSIAMIFAVNSAQAQRYFTKNGTISFFSKSSAENIEAVNKKVSCVVDAATGKMEFGVLMKAFEFEKALMQEHFNENYVESDKFPKATFKGKISNISSIDFQKDGTYPAVISGQMTMHGVTKDINAKGTFTIKGGKVSGNSEFNLLLSEYDIQIPALVKENISNSIKITVDVALEAAP; this is encoded by the coding sequence ATGAAACGCTTATTCTTGTTAAGCATTGCAATGATTTTTGCAGTAAACAGTGCACAAGCACAACGTTATTTTACCAAAAATGGCACTATTTCTTTCTTTTCCAAATCATCTGCCGAAAACATTGAGGCAGTAAATAAAAAAGTAAGTTGCGTGGTAGATGCCGCCACCGGAAAAATGGAATTTGGAGTATTGATGAAAGCCTTTGAATTCGAAAAAGCCCTGATGCAGGAGCATTTTAATGAAAATTATGTGGAAAGCGACAAATTTCCCAAAGCTACTTTCAAAGGTAAAATTTCCAATATTTCTTCGATAGATTTCCAAAAAGACGGCACTTATCCGGCTGTTATTTCGGGTCAGATGACGATGCACGGCGTTACGAAAGACATTAACGCCAAAGGTACTTTTACTATAAAAGGCGGTAAAGTGAGCGGCAATTCCGAATTTAATTTATTGTTGTCGGAATACGATATTCAAATTCCGGCTTTGGTGAAAGAAAATATTAGCAACAGCATAAAAATTACCGTAGATGTAGCCTTAGAAGCTGCGCCTTAG
- a CDS encoding DUF11 domain-containing protein, with translation MKKTIVIISAFCVLFILSIVSACKHDIPEIVDITDTTDNPIDTTDNPIDTTNTNNDTLAIDLKLTKTVSTSTVTVGDNITYTISISNEGDTIATGIKVKDVLPAGLDYVSSVASNGTYSSPIGEWSIGTLTNGSNASLLITAKTTAAGTVVNTVQVVAADQEDKDSTPNNSSSSEDDQASVSVVVNSPVNTDPCSPDSVYFSQQVLPLLLANCAMDACHDAVSPKEGVNLTTYAKVMQTGGVNDFSPLQSELYEVLVEDNPNNVMPPPPYAPLSADQIQLIYKWIAQGALNLTCTPDTDTCPTDNMSFSQDIAPILSSNCGACHSTAAHLGNVILDTYTGVKSKVDEGSLLGAIKHQSGFSAMPPSGTMLPECDITKIEAWINQGALNN, from the coding sequence ATGAAAAAAACAATTGTTATTATTAGTGCCTTTTGTGTACTGTTTATATTAAGTATTGTGTCGGCGTGCAAGCACGACATACCTGAAATTGTGGATATTACGGACACTACGGATAATCCGATAGATACAACGGATAATCCCATTGATACTACCAATACCAACAACGACACACTTGCCATTGATTTGAAACTGACTAAAACTGTCAGCACAAGCACTGTCACTGTGGGGGATAATATTACCTATACTATTAGCATCAGCAACGAAGGCGATACCATCGCAACAGGCATCAAAGTAAAAGATGTGTTGCCCGCCGGACTCGATTATGTGTCTTCGGTGGCGAGCAATGGCACTTATAGCTCCCCTATCGGCGAGTGGTCAATAGGTACTTTGACAAATGGCAGCAATGCCTCTCTTTTAATTACTGCTAAAACTACTGCTGCAGGCACGGTGGTAAATACGGTTCAGGTAGTCGCCGCCGACCAGGAGGATAAAGACTCTACACCCAATAACAGTAGCAGCAGCGAAGACGACCAAGCCTCCGTATCGGTGGTAGTAAACTCGCCTGTGAATACAGACCCCTGCTCCCCCGATTCTGTGTATTTTTCACAACAAGTATTACCACTTCTGTTGGCAAACTGTGCTATGGACGCTTGCCACGATGCTGTTTCGCCAAAAGAAGGTGTGAATTTAACCACTTATGCCAAAGTAATGCAAACAGGCGGTGTCAATGATTTCAGCCCTTTGCAAAGTGAACTCTATGAAGTATTGGTGGAGGATAATCCAAATAATGTTATGCCCCCTCCGCCTTATGCTCCTCTGAGTGCCGACCAAATTCAGCTTATTTATAAATGGATAGCACAAGGTGCGCTCAACCTCACCTGTACCCCTGATACCGATACCTGCCCTACCGATAATATGAGTTTTTCTCAAGACATTGCGCCCATTTTATCATCTAATTGCGGAGCGTGCCATAGCACGGCAGCACACCTGGGTAATGTTATTTTAGATACTTACACGGGTGTAAAATCAAAAGTAGATGAAGGCTCTTTGTTGGGGGCAATTAAGCATCAAAGCGGATTTTCAGCAATGCCACCCAGCGGCACTATGTTGCCTGAATGTGATATTACCAAAATTGAAGCGTGGATTAATCAGGGCGCATTAAATAATTAG
- a CDS encoding RNA methyltransferase, producing the protein MQEKKQVNSPLKTLPKAFLEQMQQQIGEQESRKLAAVMEQDSSVSIRLNPQKVAPLLFDLAAAVPWCESAYYLAQRPNFAHDPLWHAGAYYVQEASSMLIDHIIRHHSDCSSPLSVLDLCASPGGKTTLLASAIHPHSTLIANEAIKNRVGALYQNIARWGRQNVFITQQQVGDFAAMRGCFDVVLADAPCSGEGLFRKQASAMEEWSPQTVAFCAARQRSILQAAAPLVKKGGILIYSTCTYNQRENEENAVALLDLGFESLRLSLAVNWGVEEVKFRQSYHYHCYPHRVAGEGFYCSVFRKTKGENGATNKGNKNVISKNIMLNSKEKEMLTPWIEDTFLYMMNWLKLPNGQIFAVTPLHDENLKICTANMPRSEYILLGEFKGKDFIPSHELALNTMINNQLQSIELNISDAQSYLKKENFELKNVSQNFGWTLAKFNGLPLGWLKLMPNRYNNYYPTNWRILK; encoded by the coding sequence TTGCAAGAAAAAAAACAGGTAAACTCCCCATTAAAAACACTTCCGAAGGCTTTTTTAGAGCAAATGCAACAACAAATAGGGGAGCAGGAGAGCAGGAAATTGGCGGCTGTAATGGAGCAGGATTCGTCGGTGAGCATTCGCCTCAACCCGCAGAAAGTTGCGCCGCTTTTGTTTGATTTGGCGGCTGCCGTTCCTTGGTGCGAGTCGGCTTATTATTTGGCGCAGCGTCCGAATTTTGCTCACGACCCACTTTGGCACGCCGGAGCCTATTATGTGCAAGAAGCCTCCTCTATGCTCATTGACCATATTATACGACACCACAGCGACTGTAGTTCGCCTTTGTCTGTATTAGATTTGTGTGCTTCGCCCGGCGGGAAAACTACTTTATTGGCTTCGGCGATACACCCGCACAGTACGCTCATCGCCAACGAAGCCATCAAAAACAGGGTAGGAGCTTTGTATCAGAATATAGCACGTTGGGGGCGGCAAAATGTTTTTATTACGCAGCAGCAAGTGGGCGATTTCGCGGCGATGCGGGGCTGTTTTGATGTGGTGTTGGCAGATGCACCTTGTTCGGGCGAGGGGCTTTTTCGTAAGCAGGCGAGTGCGATGGAAGAATGGTCGCCGCAAACAGTGGCGTTTTGTGCTGCCCGACAGCGCAGTATTTTGCAGGCTGCCGCGCCTTTGGTCAAAAAAGGAGGTATTTTGATATACAGCACCTGCACTTATAATCAGCGCGAAAACGAAGAAAATGCAGTTGCTTTGTTAGATTTAGGTTTTGAGTCGTTGCGCTTATCCTTAGCAGTGAATTGGGGGGTGGAGGAGGTAAAATTCCGGCAAAGTTATCACTATCATTGCTATCCGCATCGTGTGGCGGGCGAGGGTTTTTATTGTTCTGTTTTTCGCAAAACAAAGGGCGAAAACGGAGCGACAAACAAAGGAAATAAAAATGTAATAAGTAAAAATATTATGTTAAATAGCAAAGAAAAAGAAATGCTGACACCTTGGATAGAGGACACCTTTTTATATATGATGAATTGGTTAAAGTTGCCCAACGGACAAATATTTGCCGTGACTCCGTTACACGATGAAAATTTGAAAATATGCACCGCCAATATGCCGCGCAGCGAATATATTTTATTGGGCGAATTTAAAGGAAAAGATTTTATTCCATCTCACGAATTGGCTTTAAATACTATGATAAACAATCAATTACAAAGCATTGAATTAAATATATCAGATGCACAATCTTATTTAAAAAAAGAAAATTTTGAATTAAAAAATGTATCGCAAAATTTCGGCTGGACTTTGGCAAAATTTAATGGACTGCCGCTTGGCTGGCTAAAGCTAATGCCCAATCGCTACAACAATTATTACCCTACCAATTGGCGCATTTTAAAGTAA
- a CDS encoding tetratricopeptide repeat protein, with protein MKKIIIICFALLISGATFAQKGKVQDAYLAYQNYTQYGFNQKDLMKAYEAIEAAAVHEESKGMSKTWMYRGLIFAQLSNFEDSLDIAKGATDKAYESFVKVVELEKVDKKKSKTDEALQQLCIMQSSLYNKGSQLFQSKNYKAAYGNFNKSLEIGKMEACKALNKDYVAGADTSTLYAAGLSAFNADMNKEAAAMMEELVNLNFKESSIYTILYEVYKKQGAADKAKDILAKGRKLFPNDKSLIINEVNASLGGDNKEDAIKVMEEAIKVDPQNATLQFALGTAYDAAKNYTKAAAAYTQAIAIDPKYFDAYYNLGTVYFNQAAEKTQEMNKKDAEGKLSDAEYESSKKTVNDFFSQALPHFEKALTLQANDCNTMQALSQIYARISAMDKIAPLKEKIDANCK; from the coding sequence ATGAAAAAAATAATCATTATTTGCTTTGCGTTGTTGATAAGCGGAGCGACTTTTGCCCAAAAAGGGAAAGTGCAAGATGCTTATCTGGCTTATCAGAATTATACGCAATATGGTTTTAATCAAAAGGATTTGATGAAGGCTTATGAGGCTATTGAAGCCGCCGCCGTTCACGAAGAATCAAAAGGAATGTCAAAAACGTGGATGTATCGCGGGTTGATATTTGCACAGTTGAGCAACTTTGAAGATAGTTTGGATATAGCCAAAGGAGCTACCGACAAAGCTTACGAATCATTTGTGAAGGTGGTGGAATTAGAAAAAGTCGACAAAAAGAAATCTAAAACAGACGAAGCCCTACAACAATTGTGCATTATGCAAAGCTCTTTGTACAACAAAGGCAGCCAGTTGTTTCAGAGTAAAAACTACAAAGCGGCATACGGCAACTTCAATAAATCCTTGGAAATCGGTAAAATGGAAGCCTGCAAAGCTCTGAACAAAGATTATGTGGCAGGAGCCGATACCTCCACTTTATACGCCGCCGGCTTGAGTGCTTTTAATGCTGATATGAACAAAGAAGCTGCTGCGATGATGGAGGAATTGGTAAATCTTAATTTTAAAGAATCCTCTATTTACACCATTTTATACGAAGTGTATAAAAAACAAGGAGCTGCCGACAAAGCCAAAGATATATTGGCAAAGGGACGCAAATTGTTTCCCAATGATAAATCTTTGATTATCAATGAAGTAAATGCCAGCTTAGGCGGTGATAACAAAGAAGATGCCATTAAGGTGATGGAAGAGGCGATAAAGGTAGATCCGCAAAATGCCACTTTGCAATTTGCTTTGGGCACTGCCTACGATGCCGCCAAAAACTACACCAAAGCCGCCGCCGCTTACACGCAAGCGATAGCCATTGACCCTAAATACTTTGATGCTTATTATAACTTAGGAACGGTGTATTTTAACCAAGCTGCCGAAAAAACGCAGGAAATGAACAAAAAAGATGCAGAAGGAAAATTGAGCGATGCCGAATACGAAAGCAGTAAAAAGACAGTAAATGACTTTTTCTCGCAGGCTTTGCCGCATTTTGAAAAAGCCCTCACGCTGCAAGCCAACGACTGTAATACGATGCAGGCTCTCAGCCAAATTTATGCTCGCATCAGTGCTATGGACAAAATAGCACCTTTGAAAGAAAAAATTGATGCCAATTGCAAATAG